In the genome of Poecilia reticulata strain Guanapo linkage group LG16, Guppy_female_1.0+MT, whole genome shotgun sequence, one region contains:
- the shisal1b gene encoding uncharacterized protein KIAA1644 homolog isoform X1, whose product MTITSRQSFNVLTVIFLLLSTAALSAHYRVCEPYFDHKGRYHFGFHCPRLSDNKTYMFCCHHNNTAFKYCCNDTEFQMVMQVNLTTTSDGYAHNNYTALVGVWIYGFFVMVLLALDFLYYSAINYELCRIYLEKWGLGGRWLKKARNQWHRSMPEESEAQAQPMVPSSHYQPRHSLRGESHSPTLLPYNTSTAW is encoded by the exons ATGACTATCACCAGCCGGCAGTCCTTTAATGTCCTGACGgtcatcttcctcctgctgtCCACTGCAG CTCTCTCGGCTCATTACCGGGTGTGCGAACCCTACTTCGACCATAAAGGGCGGTACCACTTTGGATTCCACTGCCCGCGCCTCTCAGACAACAAGACCTACATGTTCTGCTGTCACCACAACAACACGGCCTTCAAGTACTGCTGCAACGACACCGAGTTTCAGATGGTCATGCAGGTCAACCTCACCACCACCTCAGACGGTTACGCACACAA TAATTACACAGCCCTGGTCGGCGTGTGGATCTACGGCTTCTTCGTCATGGTGCTGCTGGCCCTGGACTTCCTCTACTACTCAGCCATAAACTACGAGCTCTGCCGGATCTACCTGGAGAAGTGGGGTCTGGGCGGCCGCTGGCTGAAGAAGGCCCGGAACCAGTGGCACCGGTCCATGCCCGAGGAGAGCGAGGCCCAGGCCCAGCCCATGGTGCCCAGCAGCCACTACCAACCCAGACACAGCCTCAGAGGAGAGAGCCACAGCCCCACGCTCCTGCCCTACAACACGTCCACCGCATGGTGA
- the shisal1b gene encoding uncharacterized protein KIAA1644 homolog isoform X3 has translation MTITSRQSFNVLTVIFLLLSTAALSAHYRVCEPYFDHKGRYHFGFHCPRLSDNKTYMFCCHHNNTAFKYCCNDTEFQMVMQVNLTTTSDGYAHNNYTALVGVWIYGFFVMVLLALDFLYYSAINYELCRIYLEKWGLGGRWLKKARNQWHRSMPEESEAQAQPMVPSSHYQPRHSLRGESHSPTLLPYNTSTA, from the exons ATGACTATCACCAGCCGGCAGTCCTTTAATGTCCTGACGgtcatcttcctcctgctgtCCACTGCAG CTCTCTCGGCTCATTACCGGGTGTGCGAACCCTACTTCGACCATAAAGGGCGGTACCACTTTGGATTCCACTGCCCGCGCCTCTCAGACAACAAGACCTACATGTTCTGCTGTCACCACAACAACACGGCCTTCAAGTACTGCTGCAACGACACCGAGTTTCAGATGGTCATGCAGGTCAACCTCACCACCACCTCAGACGGTTACGCACACAA TAATTACACAGCCCTGGTCGGCGTGTGGATCTACGGCTTCTTCGTCATG GTGCTGCTGGCCCTGGACTTCCTCTACTACTCAGCCATAAACTACGAGCTCTGCCGGATCTACCTGGAGAAGTGGGGTCTGGGCGGCCGCTGGCTGAAGAAGGCCCGGAACCAGTGGCACCGGTCCATGCCCGAGGAGAGCGAGGCCCAGGCCCAGCCCATGGTGCCCAGCAGCCACTACCAACCCAGACACAGCCTCAGAGGAGAGAGCCACAGCCCCACGCTCCTGCCCTACAACACGTCCACCGCATG
- the shisal1b gene encoding uncharacterized protein KIAA1644 homolog isoform X2: protein MTITSRQSFNVLTVIFLLLSTAALSAHYRVCEPYFDHKGRYHFGFHCPRLSDNKTYMFCCHHNNTAFKYCCNDTEFQMVMQVNLTTTSDGYAHNNYTALVGVWIYGFFVMVLLALDFLYYSAINYELCRIYLEKWGLGGRWLKKARNQWHRSMPEESEAQAQPMVPSSHYQPRHSLRGESHSPTLLPYNTSTAW from the exons ATGACTATCACCAGCCGGCAGTCCTTTAATGTCCTGACGgtcatcttcctcctgctgtCCACTGCAG CTCTCTCGGCTCATTACCGGGTGTGCGAACCCTACTTCGACCATAAAGGGCGGTACCACTTTGGATTCCACTGCCCGCGCCTCTCAGACAACAAGACCTACATGTTCTGCTGTCACCACAACAACACGGCCTTCAAGTACTGCTGCAACGACACCGAGTTTCAGATGGTCATGCAGGTCAACCTCACCACCACCTCAGACGGTTACGCACACAA TAATTACACAGCCCTGGTCGGCGTGTGGATCTACGGCTTCTTCGTCATG GTGCTGCTGGCCCTGGACTTCCTCTACTACTCAGCCATAAACTACGAGCTCTGCCGGATCTACCTGGAGAAGTGGGGTCTGGGCGGCCGCTGGCTGAAGAAGGCCCGGAACCAGTGGCACCGGTCCATGCCCGAGGAGAGCGAGGCCCAGGCCCAGCCCATGGTGCCCAGCAGCCACTACCAACCCAGACACAGCCTCAGAGGAGAGAGCCACAGCCCCACGCTCCTGCCCTACAACACGTCCACCGCATGGTGA
- the shisal1b gene encoding uncharacterized protein KIAA1644 homolog isoform X4, translating to MTITSRQSFNVLTVIFLLLSTAALSAHYRVCEPYFDHKGRYHFGFHCPRLSDNKTYMFCCHHNNTAFKYCCNDTEFQMVMQVNLTTTSDGYAHNNYTALVGVWIYGFFVMVLLALDFLYYSAINYELCRIYLEKWGLGGRWLKKARNQWHRSMPEESEAQAQPMVPSSHYQPRHSLRGESHSPTLLPYNTSTA from the exons ATGACTATCACCAGCCGGCAGTCCTTTAATGTCCTGACGgtcatcttcctcctgctgtCCACTGCAG CTCTCTCGGCTCATTACCGGGTGTGCGAACCCTACTTCGACCATAAAGGGCGGTACCACTTTGGATTCCACTGCCCGCGCCTCTCAGACAACAAGACCTACATGTTCTGCTGTCACCACAACAACACGGCCTTCAAGTACTGCTGCAACGACACCGAGTTTCAGATGGTCATGCAGGTCAACCTCACCACCACCTCAGACGGTTACGCACACAA TAATTACACAGCCCTGGTCGGCGTGTGGATCTACGGCTTCTTCGTCATGGTGCTGCTGGCCCTGGACTTCCTCTACTACTCAGCCATAAACTACGAGCTCTGCCGGATCTACCTGGAGAAGTGGGGTCTGGGCGGCCGCTGGCTGAAGAAGGCCCGGAACCAGTGGCACCGGTCCATGCCCGAGGAGAGCGAGGCCCAGGCCCAGCCCATGGTGCCCAGCAGCCACTACCAACCCAGACACAGCCTCAGAGGAGAGAGCCACAGCCCCACGCTCCTGCCCTACAACACGTCCACCGCATG